From Pseudomonas hefeiensis, one genomic window encodes:
- the argC gene encoding N-acetyl-gamma-glutamyl-phosphate reductase produces the protein MVKVGIVGGTGYTGVELLRLLAQHPQAEVVVITSRSEAGLAVADLYPNLRGHYDGLAFSVPDVKTLGACDVVFFATPHGVAHALAGELLAAGTKVIDLSADFRLQDAEEWAKWYGQPHGAPDLLDEAVYGLPEVNREKIRQARLIAVPGCYPTATQLGFLPLLEAGLADASRLIADCKSGVSGAGRGASVGSLYSETSESMKAYAVKGHRHLPEIRQGLRRAAGKDVGLTFVPHLTPMIRGIHSTLYATVVDRSVDLQALFEKRYANEPFVDVMPAGSHPETRSVRGANVCRIAVHRPQDGDLVVVLSVIDNLVKGASGQAVQNLNILFGLDERLGLSHAGMLP, from the coding sequence ATGGTCAAGGTCGGTATCGTCGGCGGCACGGGTTACACCGGTGTCGAACTGCTGCGTCTGTTGGCACAGCATCCGCAGGCTGAGGTGGTGGTCATTACCTCCCGATCCGAGGCCGGACTGGCCGTCGCTGACCTGTATCCGAATCTGCGGGGCCATTACGACGGCCTGGCGTTCAGTGTTCCAGACGTCAAGACCCTCGGAGCCTGTGATGTGGTGTTCTTCGCCACGCCTCACGGTGTTGCTCATGCCTTGGCAGGCGAGTTGCTGGCCGCCGGGACCAAGGTCATCGACCTGTCGGCAGATTTCCGCCTGCAGGACGCCGAGGAGTGGGCCAAATGGTACGGTCAGCCCCACGGTGCGCCGGATCTGCTGGACGAGGCGGTCTACGGTCTGCCGGAAGTCAATCGCGAGAAAATCAGGCAGGCACGGCTGATTGCTGTACCGGGCTGCTATCCAACGGCAACGCAACTGGGTTTCCTGCCACTGCTCGAGGCAGGTCTTGCCGATGCGTCGCGTCTGATCGCTGACTGCAAGTCCGGTGTCAGCGGTGCTGGCCGGGGCGCCAGTGTCGGCTCGTTGTACTCCGAGACGTCGGAAAGCATGAAGGCATACGCAGTCAAAGGTCACCGTCATCTGCCGGAAATCCGCCAGGGGCTGCGTCGCGCTGCGGGCAAGGATGTCGGCCTGACTTTCGTGCCGCACCTGACGCCGATGATTCGGGGCATTCACTCCACGCTGTACGCAACCGTTGTCGACCGTTCTGTGGACCTGCAAGCGTTGTTCGAGAAGCGTTACGCCAACGAACCGTTCGTCGACGTAATGCCGGCTGGCAGCCACCCTGAAACTCGCAGTGTGCGCGGCGCGAACGTTTGCCGGATCGCGGTGCATCGCCCGCAGGATGGCGATCTGGTGGTGGTGTTGTCAGTCATCGATAATCTGGTCAAAGGCGCGTCAGGCCAGGCTGTGCAGAACTTGAACATCCTGTTCGGGTTGGATGAGCGCCTGGGTCTGTCCCACGCCGGCATGTTGCCTTAA
- the hemJ gene encoding protoporphyrinogen oxidase HemJ, whose protein sequence is MLYLWLKALHIVSMVCWFAGLFYLPRLFVYHAQSEDSISKERFSVMERKLYRGIMGPAMIATLVFGIWLLSLNASAYFTQGGWMHAKLTLVVLLIGYHHMCGAQLKRFARGENTRSHVFYRWFNEVPVLVLLAIVILVVVRPF, encoded by the coding sequence ATGCTCTATCTATGGCTCAAAGCACTTCATATCGTCAGCATGGTCTGCTGGTTCGCCGGCTTGTTCTATCTGCCTCGCCTGTTTGTGTATCACGCTCAAAGTGAAGACAGCATCAGTAAAGAACGCTTCAGCGTCATGGAGCGCAAGCTGTATCGCGGCATCATGGGCCCGGCGATGATCGCCACCCTCGTATTCGGCATCTGGCTGCTCAGTCTCAACGCCAGTGCCTACTTCACTCAAGGCGGCTGGATGCACGCCAAGTTGACCCTGGTGGTGCTGCTGATTGGCTATCACCATATGTGCGGTGCGCAATTGAAGCGCTTCGCCCGTGGCGAAAACACCCGCAGCCATGTCTTTTATCGCTGGTTCAATGAAGTGCCGGTTTTGGTATTGCTGGCTATCGTAATTCTGGTCGTGGTTCGGCCGTTCTAA
- a CDS encoding NAD(P)H-dependent flavin oxidoreductase, giving the protein MSLPALLEQRLRLPVVAAPMFLISNPQLVLACCRNAIVGSFPALNQRESSGFKAWLEEIEAGLASMENPAPYAVNLIVHHSNPRLQADLAICIEHKVPIVITSLGAVKELVDAVHSYGGLVFHDVTTRRHAEKAAEAGVDGLIAVAAGAGGHAGTWSPFSLVAEIRQFFDKTLLLAGCLNHGHQILAAQLLGADLAYFGTRFIGTTESHAPDAYKEMLLTSRAADIVHTPAVSGVPASFMRQSLENAGFDLAALQGKGEVDFGSKLKPLNDEAKAWKTVWSAGQGVGEIHDLPSVDQLVARLDEEYRQALARAAQLGGQWPR; this is encoded by the coding sequence ATGTCGCTGCCCGCTCTGCTTGAACAACGTTTGCGCCTGCCGGTCGTGGCAGCGCCGATGTTTCTGATTTCCAATCCACAGCTGGTACTGGCCTGCTGCCGCAACGCGATCGTCGGCAGCTTTCCGGCGCTGAACCAGCGCGAAAGCAGTGGTTTCAAGGCTTGGCTGGAAGAAATCGAAGCGGGCCTGGCGTCAATGGAAAACCCGGCGCCCTATGCCGTTAACCTGATCGTCCATCACAGCAACCCGCGGCTTCAGGCCGACCTGGCCATCTGCATCGAACACAAGGTGCCGATTGTCATCACCAGCCTGGGCGCCGTGAAAGAACTAGTAGATGCGGTTCACAGCTATGGTGGGCTGGTATTCCACGACGTCACCACGCGCCGTCATGCCGAAAAAGCTGCCGAAGCCGGTGTTGATGGCTTGATAGCGGTCGCCGCCGGTGCAGGTGGCCACGCCGGGACCTGGAGCCCTTTCTCACTGGTCGCCGAGATTCGGCAGTTCTTCGATAAAACCCTGCTGCTTGCGGGTTGCCTGAACCACGGCCATCAGATTCTGGCCGCACAACTGCTCGGCGCAGATTTGGCCTACTTCGGCACACGCTTTATCGGCACGACCGAAAGCCATGCGCCTGACGCTTATAAAGAGATGTTGCTCACATCCAGAGCCGCGGACATCGTGCATACTCCTGCGGTGTCCGGGGTGCCGGCCAGCTTCATGCGCCAGAGCCTGGAAAATGCCGGTTTCGACCTGGCCGCCCTGCAGGGCAAAGGCGAGGTGGACTTCGGTTCAAAACTCAAGCCGCTGAACGACGAAGCCAAGGCCTGGAAAACCGTCTGGTCCGCTGGCCAGGGCGTGGGTGAAATCCATGATCTGCCAAGTGTCGATCAGCTAGTGGCACGCCTGGATGAAGAATATCGACAGGCGCTGGCCCGAGCGGCACAACTCGGCGGCCAATGGCCCCGCTGA
- a CDS encoding DUF805 domain-containing protein has product MSETRFNIVFDGALLPGVDTTTAKLNLAELFKSDVSAIERLFSGRKVALKSNLSQADAQKYLEALNKSGIDARIEAEPSLELNLDEVQHSPPQSSGRHPDSIIDPVSPYAPPRAEVGEAMAEYSTLKPFSFDGRIGRLRFLGWTMVLTLVMLFVVGTAFSLGLTWFLASSSTAAMIVGGLLGLIIALGFAYVSIQFSVQRLHDLGWSGWLWLLNLVPFVGSVFPFVLMALPGNTGANRYGPPPPPNSTAVKVLSSLWIVMIVVAFLAAMAGTFSGITEEYDSSSLSSYESSELIDEDSAEPAAEAAEPAAPSVDYEEEQ; this is encoded by the coding sequence ATGAGTGAAACCCGTTTCAATATCGTATTCGATGGAGCCCTGCTGCCGGGTGTCGATACCACCACAGCCAAGCTTAACCTGGCTGAACTGTTCAAAAGCGATGTCAGCGCCATTGAGCGGTTGTTCAGCGGGCGCAAGGTGGCGCTTAAAAGCAACCTGTCCCAGGCCGACGCGCAGAAGTACCTGGAGGCTCTCAACAAGAGCGGGATCGATGCCCGAATCGAAGCAGAGCCCTCCCTTGAACTGAACCTGGACGAGGTGCAGCATTCGCCGCCGCAGTCGAGCGGACGCCACCCGGACTCAATCATCGACCCGGTATCGCCTTACGCGCCACCCCGAGCCGAGGTGGGTGAAGCGATGGCCGAGTACAGCACGCTCAAACCCTTCAGCTTCGACGGGCGCATCGGACGGCTGCGGTTCCTGGGCTGGACCATGGTTTTGACTCTGGTCATGCTGTTTGTGGTCGGCACAGCTTTTTCATTGGGCTTGACCTGGTTCCTCGCCTCCAGCTCCACGGCGGCAATGATCGTCGGCGGCCTGCTGGGGCTGATCATCGCATTGGGCTTTGCTTATGTAAGCATCCAGTTCAGCGTCCAGCGCCTGCACGACCTGGGCTGGTCCGGGTGGTTGTGGCTGCTCAACCTGGTGCCGTTCGTGGGCAGTGTCTTTCCCTTTGTACTCATGGCCTTGCCCGGCAACACCGGCGCCAATCGCTATGGCCCCCCGCCGCCGCCCAACAGCACCGCGGTCAAGGTACTTTCATCGCTGTGGATCGTCATGATCGTAGTGGCTTTCCTTGCCGCAATGGCCGGGACATTTAGCGGCATCACAGAGGAATACGACAGCAGTTCCTTGAGCAGCTATGAGAGCAGCGAGCTCATTGATGAAGACTCTGCAGAACCAGCCGCCGAAGCAGCCGAGCCTGCTGCGCCTTCTGTAGACTATGAAGAGGAACAATAA
- a CDS encoding SDR family NAD(P)-dependent oxidoreductase, whose protein sequence is MTRYALITGASSGIGLAMAEALARRGRDLILVARQRDRLESIAIELTQRFGVEVLFRACDLGEPLRLSGFLLELEEGERQIELLVNCAGIGTSGPFLGQDWMTEQDLIEVNILALTRLCHSVGNSMALQGGGQILNVASIAAFQPGPWMSTYHASKAYVLHFSEALRVELKKSAIKVSVLCPGPTRTGFFAKAQLNEQKFIDSKGLMSPEEVALYAVRALEKNRAIIIPGRRNRWLAALPRLGPRWLVRTIAGMSNKACCPR, encoded by the coding sequence ATGACCCGTTACGCTCTGATCACTGGCGCCTCCAGTGGCATCGGCCTGGCAATGGCCGAAGCACTCGCCCGCCGCGGTCGCGACCTGATATTGGTAGCTCGACAGCGTGATCGGCTGGAAAGTATTGCAATCGAACTGACTCAGCGTTTTGGCGTGGAGGTGCTGTTCCGGGCTTGTGACCTGGGGGAACCGCTGAGGCTTTCAGGCTTTCTGCTTGAGCTGGAAGAAGGCGAACGACAGATCGAACTGCTGGTCAATTGCGCCGGCATCGGCACCAGCGGGCCGTTCCTGGGCCAGGACTGGATGACCGAGCAGGATCTGATCGAAGTCAACATCCTCGCCTTGACGCGGCTCTGCCACTCGGTGGGCAACAGCATGGCGCTGCAGGGCGGCGGCCAGATCCTGAACGTTGCATCGATCGCCGCGTTCCAGCCAGGGCCCTGGATGAGCACCTATCACGCCAGCAAGGCCTACGTGCTGCACTTCTCCGAAGCCCTGCGGGTCGAACTGAAAAAAAGCGCAATCAAAGTATCGGTGCTTTGCCCCGGCCCGACACGAACCGGTTTTTTCGCCAAGGCACAGCTCAACGAACAGAAATTCATCGACAGCAAAGGGCTGATGAGCCCGGAGGAAGTTGCATTGTATGCCGTGCGCGCACTGGAGAAGAACCGGGCGATCATTATTCCGGGGCGTCGCAATCGCTGGCTGGCTGCGTTACCGCGACTGGGGCCACGATGGCTGGTTCGAACTATCGCCGGCATGAGCAACAAGGCCTGTTGCCCCCGCTGA
- a CDS encoding histidine triad nucleotide-binding protein yields MDTLFTKIINREIPAKIIYEDDQVLAFHDIAPQAPVHFLVIPKKPIRTLNDLTEQDKGLAGHILFTAQRLALELGCEEGFRVVMNCNELGGQTVYHIHMHVLGQRQMHWPPG; encoded by the coding sequence GTGGATACTCTGTTTACCAAGATCATCAACCGGGAGATTCCAGCCAAGATCATTTACGAAGATGATCAAGTTCTGGCATTCCACGACATCGCCCCGCAAGCACCTGTGCATTTTTTGGTCATCCCGAAGAAACCGATCCGCACGCTTAATGATCTGACCGAGCAAGACAAAGGCCTGGCCGGGCATATCCTGTTCACTGCCCAGCGCCTGGCGCTCGAATTGGGTTGCGAAGAAGGTTTTCGTGTGGTGATGAACTGCAATGAACTTGGGGGACAGACCGTCTATCACATTCATATGCATGTGCTTGGGCAGCGCCAGATGCACTGGCCGCCGGGTTGA
- the coq7 gene encoding 2-polyprenyl-3-methyl-6-methoxy-1,4-benzoquinone monooxygenase, whose translation MTTQRHYSPIDRLLLQADTAMRTLLPFSGQPYRPSPGIVQPDVQMSDEQTRHVAGLMRINHTGEVCAQALYQGQALTAKLPHVREAMEHAAEEEIDHLVWCEQRIRQLGSHTSVLNPLFYGMSFGIGAVAGLISDKVSLGFVAATEHQVCKHLNEHLEQLPAEDEKSRAILEQMREDEEHHAESALEAGGFRFPAPVKFGMSLLAKVMTKSTYRI comes from the coding sequence ATGACTACCCAACGTCACTACTCACCGATTGACCGTCTGCTGCTGCAAGCCGATACCGCGATGCGTACGCTGCTGCCCTTCAGTGGTCAGCCCTACCGCCCATCGCCGGGTATCGTGCAGCCGGACGTGCAAATGAGTGACGAGCAAACCCGCCATGTCGCTGGGTTGATGCGCATCAACCACACCGGTGAGGTCTGCGCCCAGGCGCTGTATCAAGGCCAAGCGCTGACGGCGAAGCTGCCCCACGTGCGTGAGGCGATGGAACATGCCGCCGAAGAAGAAATCGACCATCTGGTCTGGTGCGAGCAACGCATTCGCCAACTGGGCAGCCATACCAGCGTTCTGAACCCGTTATTTTACGGGATGTCATTCGGAATCGGCGCAGTGGCCGGGCTGATCAGCGATAAAGTCAGCCTCGGCTTCGTTGCGGCCACTGAACATCAGGTGTGCAAACACTTGAATGAGCACCTGGAGCAATTGCCGGCCGAGGATGAAAAGTCCCGGGCGATTCTGGAGCAGATGCGCGAGGATGAAGAGCACCACGCCGAGAGTGCGCTTGAGGCTGGAGGGTTCCGTTTTCCGGCGCCGGTGAAGTTCGGCATGAGCCTGTTGGCCAAGGTCATGACCAAGAGCACTTATCGAATCTGA
- the speD gene encoding adenosylmethionine decarboxylase produces MKSKLKLHGFNNLTKTLSFNIYDICYAETPQDQQAYVEYINKEYNAKRLTQILTEVVDIIGANILNIASQDYEPQGASVTILISEEPVTPTDSQIEESPGPLPEIILAHLDKSHITVHTYPEIHPVDGIATFRVDIDVSTCGVISPLKALNFLIHQFDSDIVTVDYRVRGFTRDVEGHKHFIDHEINSIQNYLSEDTRDAYQMTDVNVYQENLFHTKMLLKNFELDNYLFGDATSNLSAEQRDQVEDRVKHEMLEIFYARNMPR; encoded by the coding sequence GTGAAAAGCAAACTCAAGCTCCATGGGTTCAATAACCTGACAAAGACCTTGAGCTTCAACATCTATGACATCTGCTATGCGGAAACCCCGCAGGACCAGCAGGCCTACGTTGAGTACATCAATAAAGAGTACAACGCCAAGCGCCTCACGCAGATCCTCACGGAAGTTGTCGATATCATTGGTGCCAACATCCTGAACATCGCCAGTCAGGACTATGAACCCCAAGGCGCCAGCGTGACCATTCTGATCTCGGAAGAGCCGGTGACACCGACCGACAGCCAGATCGAAGAGTCCCCGGGCCCGTTGCCGGAAATCATCCTGGCCCACCTCGACAAGAGCCACATTACGGTACATACCTACCCGGAAATACACCCAGTGGATGGTATTGCGACGTTCCGCGTGGACATCGACGTGTCGACCTGTGGCGTCATTTCACCGCTCAAGGCACTCAACTTCCTGATTCACCAGTTCGACTCGGACATCGTGACGGTGGATTACCGTGTGCGTGGGTTTACCCGCGACGTTGAAGGCCATAAGCACTTCATTGATCACGAGATCAACTCGATTCAGAATTATCTCTCCGAAGACACTCGCGACGCGTACCAGATGACCGACGTGAACGTGTATCAGGAAAACCTGTTCCACACCAAAATGCTGCTCAAGAACTTCGAGCTTGATAACTACCTGTTCGGGGACGCTACCAGCAACCTTTCTGCTGAACAGCGGGATCAGGTTGAAGACCGTGTGAAGCACGAGATGCTGGAAATTTTCTACGCGCGCAACATGCCGCGCTGA
- a CDS encoding OsmC family protein: MKARIQWAGEAMFLGESGSGHVVVMDGPPEAGGRNLGVRPMEMLLLGVGGCSNFDVVSILKKSRQAVESCEAFLEAERATEDPKVFTKIHMHFVVKGRALKEAQVKRAIELSAEKYCSASIMLGAAGVEITHDYEIIELG, encoded by the coding sequence ATGAAGGCACGCATCCAATGGGCTGGCGAAGCCATGTTCCTCGGTGAGTCAGGTAGCGGTCATGTGGTCGTCATGGACGGTCCACCCGAAGCCGGTGGCCGGAACCTGGGTGTACGGCCGATGGAAATGCTCCTGCTGGGCGTGGGCGGCTGCAGTAACTTCGACGTGGTCAGCATCCTTAAAAAATCGCGCCAGGCCGTCGAAAGTTGTGAAGCTTTCCTGGAAGCGGAGCGGGCCACGGAAGACCCGAAAGTGTTCACCAAAATTCATATGCATTTTGTGGTCAAGGGGCGTGCCTTGAAGGAAGCCCAAGTCAAACGCGCCATTGAGCTGTCCGCGGAGAAATATTGCTCGGCTTCCATCATGCTCGGCGCCGCCGGTGTTGAAATCACCCACGATTATGAAATCATCGAATTGGGCTGA
- the crp gene encoding cAMP-activated global transcriptional regulator CRP, whose translation MVAITPTPKIKNLDKLLMHCQRRRYPAKHNIICAGDRSDTLFFIIKGSVTILIEDDDGREMIIAYLNSGDFFGELGLFEQAGKEQERSAWVRAKVECEVAEISYSKFRELSVQDPEILYVLSGQIAQRLRNTTRKVGDLAFFDVTGRVARCLLELCKQPDAMTHPDGMQIKVTRQEIGRIVGCSREMVGRVLKDLEERNLVSVKGKTMVVFGTR comes from the coding sequence ATGGTTGCCATTACTCCCACACCCAAGATCAAGAATCTCGACAAACTCTTGATGCATTGCCAGCGTCGTCGCTACCCGGCCAAGCACAACATCATTTGCGCGGGCGATCGTTCCGACACACTGTTTTTCATCATCAAAGGGTCAGTCACTATCCTGATCGAGGATGATGACGGTCGGGAAATGATCATCGCCTATCTCAATTCCGGGGATTTTTTCGGCGAACTCGGATTGTTTGAGCAGGCAGGCAAAGAACAGGAGCGCAGTGCCTGGGTACGGGCCAAGGTCGAATGTGAGGTCGCGGAGATCAGCTACAGCAAGTTCCGGGAACTGTCGGTGCAGGATCCAGAGATTCTTTACGTCCTCAGCGGACAGATCGCACAGCGCCTGCGCAACACTACCCGCAAAGTGGGTGACCTCGCCTTCTTCGACGTAACCGGTCGCGTCGCCCGCTGCCTGCTGGAACTGTGCAAGCAGCCCGATGCCATGACCCACCCGGACGGCATGCAGATCAAGGTGACCCGCCAGGAAATCGGCCGGATTGTTGGCTGCTCGAGGGAGATGGTCGGTCGTGTGCTCAAGGATCTGGAGGAGCGCAACCTGGTCAGCGTCAAAGGCAAGACCATGGTGGTGTTTGGAACGCGTTAG
- a CDS encoding lipoate--protein ligase family protein: MSPVISLTVEAGLQAEQDLLASICAGDAEFGLLFWQPNDRALVMPRRLSRLPGFEHACEVSAAHGWPVLLRETGGEPVPQSAATVNIALVYAPPRSEGDHGRIETGYRRLCDPICQLLDELGGVASLGEVEGAFCDGRFNVNLDGRKMVGTAQRWRQSKGGQRPVGLVHGALLLENERESMVAAVNRFNQACGLAQRVRAESHIALHEKFPAPHALQRLEALYRELLTRLLA; this comes from the coding sequence ATGTCGCCCGTGATTTCCCTGACCGTCGAAGCTGGTCTGCAAGCCGAACAGGATTTGTTGGCCAGCATCTGCGCAGGCGACGCTGAGTTCGGCTTGTTGTTCTGGCAACCCAACGATCGCGCGCTGGTCATGCCTCGTCGTTTGAGTCGTTTACCGGGGTTCGAACACGCCTGTGAAGTCTCGGCGGCCCACGGTTGGCCTGTGTTGTTGCGCGAAACCGGTGGTGAGCCGGTGCCGCAGTCTGCCGCTACCGTCAATATCGCCCTGGTTTACGCACCACCGCGTAGCGAAGGCGATCATGGGCGGATCGAAACCGGCTATCGCCGGTTGTGTGATCCGATCTGCCAGTTGCTGGATGAGTTGGGTGGGGTGGCTTCGCTGGGTGAAGTCGAGGGCGCGTTCTGCGACGGGCGATTCAACGTCAATCTCGACGGCCGGAAAATGGTCGGCACCGCTCAGCGCTGGCGTCAGAGCAAGGGCGGCCAACGCCCCGTGGGCCTGGTGCATGGAGCACTGTTGCTGGAGAACGAACGCGAATCGATGGTTGCCGCAGTCAATCGCTTCAATCAAGCCTGTGGCCTGGCGCAGCGAGTGCGTGCCGAAAGCCATATTGCCCTGCATGAAAAATTCCCGGCGCCTCATGCGCTGCAGCGGCTTGAGGCGCTGTACCGGGAGTTGCTGACCAGGCTGCTCGCCTAA
- the trpC gene encoding indole-3-glycerol phosphate synthase TrpC, with protein sequence MSVPTVLEKILARKAEEVAGRSARVSLAELENLARAADAPRGFAKALIDQAKKKQPAVIAEIKKASPSKGVIREHFVPADIARSYEKGGATCLSVLTDIDFFQGADEYLKQAREACKLPVIRKDFMIDPYQIVEARALGADCVLLIVSALDDVKMAELAAVAKGVGLDVLVEVHDGDELERALKTLDTPLVGVNNRNLHTFEVSLETTLDLLPRIPRDRLVITESGILNRADVELMEVSDVYSFLVGEAFMRAENPGTELQRLFFPERGVLISGSTLD encoded by the coding sequence ATGAGCGTGCCAACGGTTCTGGAAAAAATTCTGGCTCGCAAGGCTGAAGAAGTGGCAGGGCGCAGTGCTCGGGTCAGTCTGGCGGAGCTGGAGAACCTGGCGCGTGCCGCGGATGCGCCGCGCGGCTTTGCCAAGGCGCTGATCGATCAGGCCAAGAAGAAGCAGCCAGCGGTGATTGCCGAAATTAAAAAGGCGTCCCCCAGCAAAGGCGTGATTCGTGAACACTTCGTTCCCGCCGACATCGCCAGGAGCTATGAGAAAGGCGGTGCGACTTGCCTTTCGGTACTGACCGATATTGACTTTTTTCAGGGGGCCGATGAATACCTCAAGCAGGCGCGGGAGGCGTGCAAGCTGCCGGTGATTCGCAAGGACTTCATGATCGATCCTTACCAGATCGTTGAAGCTCGCGCGCTGGGCGCAGATTGCGTGCTGTTGATCGTTTCCGCCCTGGACGACGTGAAGATGGCCGAGCTGGCGGCGGTTGCCAAAGGTGTGGGCCTGGATGTGCTGGTGGAGGTCCACGATGGCGATGAGCTGGAGCGGGCCTTGAAGACACTCGATACTCCGCTGGTCGGCGTGAACAACCGCAACCTGCATACTTTCGAAGTCAGCCTGGAAACGACTCTGGATTTGTTGCCGCGTATTCCGCGTGATCGCTTGGTTATCACAGAGAGCGGGATCCTCAACCGGGCCGATGTCGAGCTGATGGAAGTCAGCGATGTGTATTCGTTCCTGGTGGGCGAAGCGTTCATGCGCGCGGAAAATCCGGGTACCGAGTTGCAACGTCTGTTCTTCCCTGAACGCGGCGTTCTGATAAGCGGTTCGACGCTGGATTGA
- the trpD gene encoding anthranilate phosphoribosyltransferase, giving the protein MDIKTALSRIVGHLDLSTDEMRDVMREIMTGQCSDAQIGAFMMAMRMKSESIDEIVGAVSVMRELADKVELKTLDGVVDVVGTGGDGANIFNVSTASAFVVAAAGCTVAKHGNRAVSGKSGSADLLEAAGIYLDLTPVQVARCIDNVGIGFMFAQTHHRAMKYAAAPRRDLGLRTMFNMLGPLTNPAGVKHQVVGVFSQALCRPLAEVLQRLGSKHVLVVHSKDGLDEFSLAAPTYVAELKNDQISEYWVEPEDLGMKSQSLHGLAVDGPAQSLELIRDALGRRKTENGQKAAEMIVLNAGAALYAADHASSLKQGVELAHDALHTGLAREKLEELGAFTAVFKVENEG; this is encoded by the coding sequence ATGGATATCAAGACAGCCCTGAGCCGTATCGTCGGCCATCTCGACCTGAGTACCGACGAGATGCGCGACGTGATGCGCGAAATCATGACCGGCCAATGCTCGGATGCGCAGATCGGCGCGTTCATGATGGCCATGCGCATGAAGAGCGAGAGCATCGATGAGATCGTCGGCGCGGTTTCGGTCATGCGTGAGCTGGCGGACAAGGTCGAGCTCAAGACTCTGGATGGCGTGGTGGACGTGGTGGGTACCGGCGGTGACGGCGCCAATATCTTCAACGTTTCCACCGCCTCGGCCTTCGTCGTCGCCGCGGCCGGTTGCACCGTCGCCAAGCACGGCAATCGTGCGGTCTCCGGCAAGAGTGGCAGCGCCGATCTGCTGGAGGCGGCCGGGATCTACCTGGACCTGACCCCAGTGCAGGTGGCGCGTTGTATCGATAACGTCGGCATCGGTTTCATGTTCGCTCAGACCCACCACCGTGCCATGAAGTACGCCGCCGCGCCGCGTCGTGATCTGGGCCTGCGGACGATGTTCAACATGCTCGGCCCGCTTACGAATCCGGCCGGTGTGAAGCATCAAGTGGTGGGTGTGTTCAGCCAGGCATTGTGCCGGCCCCTGGCCGAGGTCTTGCAGCGTCTGGGTAGCAAGCACGTGCTGGTGGTCCATTCGAAGGATGGCCTGGACGAATTCAGTCTGGCTGCGCCCACGTACGTGGCTGAATTAAAAAATGATCAGATCAGCGAGTATTGGGTCGAACCTGAAGACCTGGGCATGAAGAGCCAGAGCCTGCATGGGCTGGCGGTGGATGGGCCGGCCCAGTCGCTGGAACTGATTCGCGATGCCTTGGGGCGCCGCAAGACCGAAAATGGCCAGAAGGCCGCCGAGATGATCGTACTCAATGCCGGCGCCGCGTTGTATGCGGCGGATCACGCCAGCAGCCTCAAGCAGGGCGTGGAACTGGCCCATGATGCGTTGCACACCGGCCTTGCCAGGGAAAAACTCGAAGAGTTGGGTGCATTTACCGCCGTATTCAAAGTGGAGAACGAAGGATGA
- a CDS encoding aminodeoxychorismate/anthranilate synthase component II, with protein MLLMIDNYDSFTYNVVQYLGELGSEVKVVRNDELTIAEIEALKPERIVVSPGPCTPTEAGISIEAIKYFAGKLPILGVCLGHQSIGQAFGGEVVRARQVMHGKTSPVFHEDKGVFAGLNNPLTVTRYHSLIVKRQTLPDCLELTAWTQLEDGSVDEIMGLRHKTLNIEGVQFHPESILTEQGHELFANFLKQTGGTR; from the coding sequence ATGTTGCTGATGATCGATAACTACGACTCTTTTACCTACAACGTTGTGCAGTACCTCGGTGAGCTGGGTTCCGAGGTCAAGGTCGTGCGCAACGACGAACTGACCATCGCTGAGATCGAAGCGCTCAAGCCTGAGCGCATCGTGGTCTCTCCCGGCCCTTGCACGCCGACCGAAGCGGGCATTTCCATCGAAGCCATCAAGTATTTCGCCGGCAAGTTGCCGATCCTGGGTGTCTGCCTGGGGCATCAGTCGATCGGCCAGGCCTTCGGCGGCGAGGTGGTACGCGCCCGGCAGGTCATGCACGGTAAGACTAGCCCGGTATTCCACGAGGACAAGGGTGTGTTCGCGGGTTTGAATAACCCGCTGACCGTCACCCGCTACCACTCCCTGATCGTCAAGCGTCAAACCCTGCCTGACTGCCTGGAGCTGACCGCCTGGACCCAGCTTGAGGACGGCTCGGTGGATGAAATCATGGGGCTTCGTCACAAGACGCTGAATATCGAGGGCGTGCAATTTCACCCCGAGTCTATTCTCACCGAACAGGGCCACGAGCTGTTCGCCAACTTCCTCAAACAAACCGGCGGCACGCGCTAA